Proteins encoded in a region of the Streptomyces violaceoruber genome:
- a CDS encoding aldehyde dehydrogenase family protein yields MASAPAFDYAPAPESRAVVDIAPSYGLFIDGEFTEAADGKVFKTVSPATEEVLSEVAEAGEADVDRAVKAARKAFEKWSALPGAERAKYLFRIARIIQERSRELAVLETLDNGKPIRETRDADLPLVAAHFFYYAGWADKLDHAGYGADPRPLGVAGQVIPWNFPLLMLAWKIAPALATGNTVVLKPAETTPLSALFFADICRQAGLPKGVVNIITGDGRAGAALTAHPDVNKVAFTGSTAVGKQIARTVAGTRKKLTLELGGKGANIVFDDAPIDQAVEGIVNGIFFNQGQVCCAGSRLLVQESIHDELLDSLKRRLTTLRLGDPLDKNTDIGAINSAEQLARITALADQGEAEGAERWSPACELPSAGYWFAPTLFTNVTQAHTVARDEIFGPVLSVLTFRTPDEAVAKANNTPYGLSAGIWTEKGSRILAVANKLRAGVIWSNTFNKFDPTSPFGGYKESGFGREGGRHGLEAYLDV; encoded by the coding sequence ATGGCATCCGCACCCGCATTCGACTACGCACCGGCACCCGAGTCCCGCGCGGTCGTCGACATCGCCCCCTCCTACGGCCTGTTCATCGACGGCGAGTTCACCGAGGCGGCCGACGGCAAGGTCTTCAAGACGGTCTCCCCCGCCACCGAGGAGGTCCTCTCCGAGGTCGCCGAGGCCGGCGAGGCGGACGTCGACCGCGCCGTGAAGGCCGCCCGCAAGGCCTTCGAGAAGTGGTCGGCGCTGCCCGGCGCGGAGCGTGCGAAGTACCTCTTCCGCATCGCCCGCATCATCCAGGAACGCAGCCGGGAACTGGCCGTCCTGGAAACCCTCGACAACGGCAAGCCGATCAGGGAGACCCGCGACGCGGACCTCCCCCTGGTCGCCGCGCACTTCTTCTACTACGCGGGCTGGGCCGACAAGCTGGACCACGCCGGCTACGGCGCCGACCCCCGCCCCCTGGGCGTGGCGGGCCAGGTCATCCCCTGGAACTTCCCGCTCCTGATGCTGGCGTGGAAGATCGCCCCGGCCCTGGCCACCGGCAACACGGTGGTCCTGAAGCCCGCCGAGACGACCCCCCTCTCCGCCCTGTTCTTCGCGGACATCTGCCGCCAGGCCGGGCTGCCCAAGGGCGTCGTCAACATCATCACCGGCGACGGCCGCGCCGGGGCGGCACTCACCGCGCACCCCGACGTGAACAAGGTCGCCTTCACGGGCTCCACGGCGGTCGGCAAGCAGATCGCGCGCACGGTCGCGGGCACCCGCAAGAAGCTCACCCTCGAACTGGGCGGCAAGGGCGCCAACATCGTCTTCGACGACGCCCCGATCGACCAGGCCGTCGAGGGCATCGTCAACGGCATCTTCTTCAACCAGGGCCAGGTCTGCTGCGCGGGCAGCCGCCTCCTGGTCCAGGAGTCGATCCACGACGAGCTGCTGGACTCCCTGAAGCGCAGGCTCACCACCCTCCGCCTGGGCGACCCGCTGGACAAGAACACGGACATCGGCGCGATCAACTCCGCCGAGCAGCTGGCCCGTATCACCGCCCTCGCCGACCAGGGCGAGGCGGAGGGCGCCGAGCGCTGGTCCCCGGCCTGCGAACTGCCCTCCGCCGGCTACTGGTTCGCCCCGACGCTCTTCACGAACGTCACCCAGGCGCACACGGTCGCCCGCGACGAGATCTTCGGCCCGGTCCTGTCCGTCCTCACCTTCCGCACGCCGGACGAGGCGGTCGCCAAGGCCAACAACACGCCGTACGGCCTGTCGGCGGGCATCTGGACGGAGAAGGGCTCGCGCATCCTGGCGGTCGCGAACAAGCTCCGTGCCGGTGTGATCTGGTCCAACACG
- the deoC gene encoding deoxyribose-phosphate aldolase has translation MPTTAPAANGPAQGPANGPAHGFADVTASDSTLRRFLHGLPGVDTVGLEARAASLGTRSIKTTAKAYALDLAISMVDLTTLEGADTPGKVRALGAKAVRPDPTDRTAPATAAVCVYPDMVPTAREAVAGSGVKVASVATAFPAGRASLAVKLADVREAVAAGADEVDMVIDRGAFLAGNYMKVYDEIAAVREACGTSARLKVIFETGELSTYDNIRRASWLGMLAGADFIKTSTGKVAVNATPANTLLMLEAVRDFRAQTGVQVGVKPAGGIRTAKDAIKFLVLVNETAGEDWLDNHWFRFGASSLLNDLLMQRQKLATGRYSGPDYVTVD, from the coding sequence ATGCCCACCACTGCACCCGCCGCAAACGGACCCGCACAGGGCCCCGCAAACGGACCCGCACACGGATTCGCCGACGTCACCGCGTCCGACAGCACCCTGCGCCGCTTCCTCCACGGACTGCCCGGCGTCGACACCGTCGGCCTGGAGGCGCGCGCCGCCTCCCTCGGCACCCGATCCATCAAGACCACCGCGAAGGCGTACGCCCTGGACCTGGCCATCTCGATGGTCGACCTGACGACGCTGGAAGGCGCGGACACCCCGGGCAAGGTCCGGGCGCTCGGCGCGAAGGCGGTCCGCCCCGACCCGACCGACCGCACGGCCCCGGCGACGGCGGCCGTCTGCGTCTACCCCGACATGGTGCCCACCGCGAGGGAAGCCGTCGCCGGCTCCGGCGTGAAGGTCGCCTCGGTCGCCACGGCGTTCCCGGCCGGCCGTGCCTCGCTGGCCGTCAAGCTGGCCGACGTGCGCGAGGCCGTGGCGGCGGGCGCGGACGAGGTCGACATGGTCATCGACCGCGGCGCGTTCCTCGCGGGGAACTACATGAAGGTGTACGACGAGATCGCCGCCGTCCGCGAGGCCTGCGGGACGTCCGCCCGTCTGAAGGTCATCTTCGAGACCGGCGAGCTGTCGACGTACGACAACATCCGCCGCGCCAGCTGGCTCGGCATGCTGGCCGGAGCGGACTTCATCAAGACGTCCACCGGCAAGGTCGCGGTCAACGCCACCCCCGCCAACACCCTCCTGATGCTGGAGGCGGTCCGCGACTTCCGCGCCCAGACCGGCGTCCAGGTGGGCGTGAAGCCGGCCGGCGGCATCCGGACCGCGAAGGACGCGATCAAGTTCCTGGTCCTGGTCAACGAGACGGCGGGCGAGGACTGGCTGGACAACCACTGGTTCCGCTTCGGCGCCTCCTCGCTCCTCAACGACCTGCTGATGCAGCGCCAGAAGCTGGCCACAGGCCGTTACTCCGGCCCCGACTACGTGACGGTGGACTGA
- a CDS encoding PH domain-containing protein, with product MTTPEPQSSSPQPSGPVSKDRAYRSPAGISGGVLVLALALWLGIDALVTGEGDTRWKALAALVFLVPLVAAYTVRPAVFANDDRMRVRNPFRVIVLPWAQVESFRSAYSNEVFTEGGDKFQLWSVPVSLRGRKKAARQEDRRLAGGTGGRRRGSVLGGVGQFGSRGGGAGASAVEGEGPVRAEADKVMDELRELWEARKAAEGSQGGVTVRWAYEIVVPVVAGAVALGVLFGVG from the coding sequence ATGACCACCCCGGAGCCCCAGTCATCCTCGCCGCAGCCCTCGGGACCCGTGTCCAAGGACCGGGCCTACCGCTCGCCCGCGGGCATCTCCGGAGGCGTGCTGGTACTCGCCCTCGCGCTGTGGCTCGGCATCGACGCCCTGGTCACGGGTGAGGGGGACACCCGCTGGAAGGCGCTCGCGGCGCTGGTCTTCCTCGTGCCGCTCGTCGCCGCCTACACCGTGCGGCCCGCCGTCTTCGCCAACGACGACCGGATGCGGGTGCGCAATCCCTTCCGCGTGATCGTCCTGCCCTGGGCGCAGGTCGAGTCGTTCCGGTCCGCCTACTCGAACGAGGTCTTCACCGAGGGCGGCGACAAGTTCCAGCTGTGGTCCGTTCCCGTCTCGCTGCGGGGGCGCAAGAAGGCCGCGCGGCAGGAGGACCGGCGGCTCGCCGGTGGTACCGGCGGGCGCAGGCGCGGGAGCGTGCTCGGGGGCGTGGGGCAGTTCGGCTCGCGGGGCGGCGGTGCCGGGGCCTCGGCCGTCGAGGGCGAGGGGCCGGTGCGGGCCGAGGCCGACAAGGTCATGGACGAGCTGCGGGAGCTGTGGGAGGCGCGGAAGGCGGCCGAGGGCTCGCAGGGCGGGGTGACGGTGCGGTGGGCGTACGAGATCGTCGTGCCGGTGGTGGCGGGGGCGGTGGCGCTGGGGGTGCTGTTCGGGGTGGGGTGA
- a CDS encoding phospho-sugar mutase translates to MQDDLLARARAWLAEDPDADTRAELARLIDAEDHAELTARFSGTLQFGTAGLRGELGAGPMRMNRSVVIRAAAGLAAYLKKQGHTDGLVVVGYDARHKSADFARDTAAVMTGAGLRAAVLPRPLPTPVLAFAIRHLGAVAGVEVTASHNPPRDNGYKVYLGDGSQIVPPADAGIAAEIDAVRTLHDVPRPDAGWQTLDDDVLDAYLTRTDAVLAPGSPRTARTVYTAMHGVGKDTLLAAFARAGFPRPALVTEQADPDPDFPTVAFPNPEEPGAMDLAFAKARETAPDLIVANDPDADRLAVAVPDAAEATGWRMLRGDEVGALLATHLVTRGAHGTFAESIVSSSLLARIAAKANLPHVETLTGFKWIARVENIRYGYEEALGYCVDPEGVRDKDGITAALLITELASTLKQAGRTLLDLLDDIAVEHGLHATDQLSVRVEDLSLIASAMNRLREQPPSTLAGLPVTTAEDLTRGTDTLPPTDGLRYTLDGARVVVRPSGTEPKLKCYLEVVVPVATPADLPSARSKATDLLTALKRDLSTAAGI, encoded by the coding sequence GTGCAAGACGACCTCCTCGCACGAGCCAGGGCATGGCTGGCCGAGGACCCCGACGCGGACACCCGCGCGGAACTCGCCCGCCTCATCGACGCCGAGGACCACGCCGAGCTCACCGCACGCTTCTCCGGCACCCTCCAGTTCGGCACCGCGGGCCTGCGCGGCGAACTGGGCGCCGGCCCGATGCGCATGAACCGCTCGGTCGTCATCCGCGCCGCCGCCGGCCTCGCGGCGTACCTGAAGAAGCAGGGCCACACCGACGGCCTCGTCGTCGTCGGCTACGACGCCCGCCACAAGTCCGCCGACTTCGCCCGCGACACCGCCGCCGTCATGACCGGCGCCGGCCTGAGGGCGGCCGTACTCCCCCGCCCCCTCCCCACCCCCGTCCTCGCCTTCGCGATCCGCCACCTCGGCGCGGTCGCCGGAGTGGAGGTCACCGCCAGCCACAACCCGCCCCGCGACAACGGCTACAAGGTGTACCTCGGCGACGGCTCCCAGATCGTGCCCCCCGCCGACGCCGGCATCGCCGCCGAGATCGACGCCGTGCGCACCCTCCACGACGTCCCCCGCCCCGACGCCGGCTGGCAGACCCTCGACGACGACGTCCTCGACGCCTACCTCACCCGCACGGACGCCGTCCTCGCCCCCGGCTCCCCCCGCACCGCCCGCACCGTCTACACGGCGATGCACGGCGTGGGCAAGGACACCCTCCTCGCCGCCTTCGCCCGAGCCGGCTTCCCGCGCCCCGCCCTCGTCACCGAGCAGGCCGACCCCGACCCGGACTTCCCCACCGTCGCCTTCCCCAACCCGGAGGAGCCCGGCGCGATGGACCTCGCCTTCGCGAAGGCGAGGGAGACGGCCCCCGACCTGATCGTCGCCAACGACCCGGACGCGGACCGCCTGGCAGTGGCCGTACCCGACGCCGCGGAGGCCACCGGCTGGCGCATGCTCCGGGGCGACGAGGTAGGCGCCCTGCTCGCAACACACCTGGTCACCCGCGGAGCGCACGGCACGTTCGCGGAGTCGATCGTCTCGTCGTCCCTCCTGGCCCGCATCGCCGCGAAGGCGAACCTCCCCCACGTCGAAACCCTCACCGGCTTCAAGTGGATCGCCCGAGTGGAGAACATCCGCTACGGCTACGAGGAGGCCCTCGGCTACTGCGTCGACCCGGAGGGCGTCCGCGACAAGGACGGCATCACCGCGGCCCTCCTGATCACGGAACTGGCTTCCACCCTCAAGCAGGCCGGCCGCACCCTCCTCGACCTCCTCGACGACATCGCCGTGGAACACGGTCTGCACGCCACGGACCAGCTCTCGGTCCGCGTGGAGGACCTCTCCCTCATCGCCTCGGCGATGAACCGCCTGCGCGAACAGCCCCCGTCGACCCTCGCGGGCCTCCCCGTCACCACCGCGGAGGACCTCACCCGGGGCACGGACACCCTCCCGCCCACGGACGGCCTGCGCTACACGCTCGACGGAGCCAGGGTCGTCGTCCGCCCGAGCGGCACGGAACCCAAGCTGAAGTGCTACCTGGAGGTGGTCGTCCCGGTCGCCACGCCCGCCGACCTCCCGTCGGCCCGGTCAAAGGCGACGGACCTGCTGACGGCACTCAAGCGCGACCTGTCGACGGCGGCCGGCATCTGA